Proteins encoded together in one Coffea arabica cultivar ET-39 chromosome 2c, Coffea Arabica ET-39 HiFi, whole genome shotgun sequence window:
- the LOC113723946 gene encoding uncharacterized protein At5g01610-like — protein sequence MGEKEGGVVKKGHEEGLKMAVSLLEEFELPLGLLPIADVIEVGFVRSNGYMWIAQKKKVEHNFKMISKLVSYDTEITGYIQKKKIKKLKGVKAKEFMLWPPIGEITTDDPPTGKIHFKSLAGITKTFPVEAFAAGQ from the coding sequence ATGGGGGAGAAGGAAGGAGGAGTTGTCAAGAAGGGTCATGAAGAGGGGCTGAAAATGGCCGTTTCACTTCTTGAAGAGTTTGAACTTCCATTGGGACTTCTCCCAATTGCTGATGTGATTGAAGTAGGTTTTGTGAGGAGCAACGGGTACATGTGGATAGCgcagaagaaaaaggttgagcACAACTTCAAGATGATCAGCAAGTTGGTGAGCTATGACACTGAGATCACCGGTTACATTCAGAAGAAGAAGATCAAGAAGCTCAAGGGAGTGAAGGCTAAGGAGTTCATGCTATGGCCTCCAATCGGTGAGATAACTACTGATGATCCGCCCACAGGAAAGATTCATTTCAAGAGCCTTGCTGGGATCACAAAGACTTTCCCTGTCGAGGCATTTGCTGCAGGCCAGTGA